One window of the Perca flavescens isolate YP-PL-M2 chromosome 5, PFLA_1.0, whole genome shotgun sequence genome contains the following:
- the LOC114555809 gene encoding LHFPL tetraspan subfamily member 2a protein: MCHVIVTCRSMLWTLLSIVVAFSELIAFMSPDWLLGFPRSDSSAGVDSGEYRPSLGLYSRCLRVGARGVGVSCGPYAGTFGEVASGFWQAAMLFLAAGVLVLGGVACISIFSLCFQSILKKSIFNICGLLQAIAGLLLMVGLMLYPAGWGSEKVISYCGPETLPFRPALCSLGWAFYAAIGGTLGSFLCAVLSAQAEIATSSDKVQEEIEEGKSLICLL, from the exons ATGTGCCATGTTATTGTAACGTGCCGCTCCATGCTCTGGACACTGCTCAGTATTGTAGTGGCCTTTTCTGAGCTCATTGCCTTCATGAGCCCTGATTGGCTGCTGGGATTCCCCCGGTCGGACTCCAGTGCGGGAGTGGACTCCGGGGAGTACCGGCCATCTCTCGGCCTCTACAGCCGCTGCCTTCGTGTCGGGGCCCGGGGAGTAGGGGTGAGCTGCGGGCCATACGCTGGGACATTTGGAGAAGTGGCCAGTGGCTTCTGGCAGGCTGCCATGTTGTTTCTGGCAGCAGGGGTGTTAGTGCTAGGAGGAGTAGCCTGTATCTCCATCTTCAGCCTGTGCTTCCAGAGCATCCTGAAGAAGAGCATATTCAACATCTGTGGACTGCTCCAGGCTATCGCAG GTCTGTTGCTGATGGTGGGCCTCATGCTGTACCCTGCCGGTTGGGGTTCAGAGAAGGTGATCAGCTACTGTGGCCCTGAGACCTTGCCCTTTAGGCCGGCTCTGTGTTCACTCGGCTGGGCGTTCTACGCAGCGATAGGAGGAACTTTGGGATCCTTCCTGTGTGCCGTTTTGTCCGCACAGGCTGAGATTGCCACCTCCAGCGATAAGGTTCAGGAGGAGATTGAAGAGGGGAAGAGTCTGATCTGCCTGCTCTGA
- the LOC114555694 gene encoding betaine--homocysteine S-methyltransferase 1 translates to MAPGKKGIIERLNAGEVVIGDGGFVFALEKRGYVKAGPWTPEASVTHPEAVRQLHREFLRAGSNVMQTFTFYASDDKLENRGQNLRLSGVQINEAACDLAREVASEGDAMVAGGVCQTPSYLSCKSEIEVKAIFKKQLEVFMKKNVDFLIAEYFEHVEEAEWAVQVLKTSGKPVAASLCIGPEGDMHGVSPGECAVRLVKAGAQIVGVNCHFDPMTCVKTVKMMKEGVEKAGLKAHYMVQPLAYHTPDCNCQGFIDLPEFPFALEPRILTRWDMHTYARVAYKAGIRFIGGCCGFEPYHIRAIAEELSIERGIMPPASEKHGMWGAGLEMHTKPWVRARARRDYWEHLSPASGRPTCPSMSTPEGWGVTKGHADLLQHKEATSTQEMKHVLEMQKKAKSSA, encoded by the exons ATGGCACCTGGCAAGAAG GGTATCATTGAGCGTCTGAATGCCGGGGAGGTTGTGATCGGCGATGGAGGCTTCGTGTTTGCTCTGGAGAAGAGAGGCTATGTGAAGGCCGGGCCATGGACGCCCGAGGCTTCTGTCACACACCCTGAGGCCG TGCGGCAGCTGCACAGGGAGTTCCTGAGGGCAGGATCTAATGTCATGCAGACATTCACCTTCTATGCCAGCGATGACAAACTGGAGAACAGGGGTCAGAACTTGAGACTCTCT GGGGTACAAATCAACGAGGCCGCCTGTGACCTGGCAAGGGAAGTAGCCAGCGAAGGAGACGCAATGGTAGCTGGTGGAGTGTGTCAGACTCCATCCTACCTGAGCTGCAAGAGTGAGATAGAAGTGAAGGCCATCTTCAAGAAACAGCTGGAAGTGTTTATGAAGAAGAATGTAGATTTCCTGATTGCTGAG TACTTTGAGCATGTTGAGGAGGCGGAGTGGGCCGTGCAGGTGCTGAAGACCAGTGGAAAGCCTGTAGCTGCTTCTTTGTGCATCGGACCAGAGGGAGACATGCACGGCGTCTCACCTGGAGAGTGTGCTGTCAGGCTGGTGAAGGCCG GTGCCCAGATTGTTGGAGTCAACTGCCACTTTGACCCAATGACCTGCGTGAAGACTGTTAAGATGATGAAGGAGGGAGTGGAGAAGGCCGGGCTGAAGGCTCACTACATGGTACAGCCCCTGGCATACCACACTCCTGACTGCAACTGTCAGGGATTCATCGATCTGCCAGAATTTCCCTTCG CCCTGGAGCCCAGGATCCTGACCCGCTGGGACATGCACACGTATGCCAGAGTGGCCTACAAGGCTGGCATCCGCTTCATTGGTGGCTGCTGTGGGTTTGAGCCTTATCACATCAGGGCGATAGCGGAGGAGCTGAGCATCGAGAGAGGGATAATGCCCCCTGCCTCTGAGAAACATGGGATGTGGGGTGCTGGTCTGGAGATGCACACAAAACCCTGGGTCAGAGCCAG GGCCCGTCGTGACTACTGGGAGCATCTCTCTCCCGCATCTGGCCGTCCCACTTGCCCATCCATGTCCACACCAGAGGGCTGGGGTGTGACCAAGGGCCACGCTGACCTGCTGCAGCACAAAGAGGCCACCAGCACCCAGGAAATGAAGCACGTGCTGGAGATGCAGAAGAAGGCCAAGTCCTCTGCATGA
- the LOC114555876 gene encoding betaine--homocysteine S-methyltransferase 1, whose product MTPGKKGILERLDAGEVVIGDGGFVFALEKRGYVKAGPWTPEAAAEYPEAVRQLHREFLRAGANVMQTFTFYASDDKLENRGNKVTFTGAQINEAACDLAREVANEGDALVAGGVCQTPSYLSCKSETEVKGILKKQLNVFIKKNVDFLIAEYFEHVEEAVWAVEVLKETGKPVAASMCIGPDGDMHGVSPGECAVRLVKAGAQIVGVNCHFDPMTCVKTVKMMKEGVEKAGLKAHYMVQPLAYHTPDCNCQGFIDLPEFPFGLEPRILSRWDMHKYAREAFNAGIRFIGGCCGFEPYHIRAVAEELGPERGFLPAASEKHGNWGAGLEMHTKPWVRARARRDYWENLKPASGRPQCPSMSAPDGWGVTKGHTDLMQQKEATSQDQLKQLFDRSKSH is encoded by the exons ATGACACCAGGAAAGAAG GGAATCTTGGAGCGTCTCGACGCTGGGGAGGTTGTGATTGGCGATGGAGGCTTTGTGTTTGCCCTGGAGAAGAGAGGCTACGTGAAGGCCGGTCCCTGGACCCCTGAAGCCGCCGCAGAGTACCCTGAAGCAG TGCGACAGCTGCATAGGGAGTTCCTGAGGGCCGGGGCCAATGTTATGCAGACCTTCACCTTTTACGCCAGTGATGACAAACTGGAGAACAGAGGCAACAAAGTCACCTTCACT GGAGCTCAGATCAACGAGGCCGCCTGCGATTTGGCCCGTGAGGTTGCCAATGAGGGCGACGCTCTGGTTGCCGGAGGAGTGTGTCAGACTCCATCATACCTCAGCTGCAAGAGTGAGACAGAGGTGAAGGGCATCTTGAAGaaacagctgaatgttttcaTCAAGAAAAACGTGGACTTCCTGATTGCTGAG TACTTTGAGCATGTTGAAGAGGCCGTATGGGCTGTGGAGGTGCTGAAGGAGACAGGGAAGCCTGTGGCTGCTAGTATGTGCATCGGACCAGACGGAGACATGCACGGTGTCTCACCTGGAGAGTGTGCTGTCAGGCTGGTAAAAGCAG GTGCCCAGATTGTTGGAGTCAACTGCCACTTTGACCCCATGACCTGCGTGAAAACTGTCAAGATGATGAAGGAGGGAGTGGAGAAGGCCGGGCTGAAGGCTCACTACATGGTACAGCCCCTGGCATACCACACTCCCGACTGCAACTGTCAGGGATTCATCGATCTGCCAGAATTCCCCTTTG GTCTGGAGCCCAGGATCCTGTCCCGCTGGGACATGCACAAGTATGCCAGAGAGGCCTTCAATGCTGGCATTCGCTTCATTGGTGGCTGCTGTGGATTTGAGCCTTATCACATCAGGGCAGTGGCAGAGGAGCTGGGCCCCGAGAGAGGCTTCCTCCCAGCCGCGTCAGAGAAACACGGCAACTGGGGTGCTGGTCTGGAGATGCACACCAAGCCCTGGGTCAGAGCCAG AGCCCGTCGTGACTACTGGGAGAACCTGAAGCCAGCCTCTGGTCGTCCTCAGTGTCCCTCCATGTCTGCCCCTGATGGCTGGGGTGTTACCAAGGGCCACACTGATCTTATGCAGCAGAAAGAGGCCACCTCTCAGGACCAACTCAAACAGCTGTTCGACAGGTCAAAGAGCCACTAA